A DNA window from Niabella yanshanensis contains the following coding sequences:
- a CDS encoding OsmC family protein has protein sequence MMNTVKLKRVSGEYGFDTINENGTVVKTDTNPNMGGLEYGARPMQLLLNALAACSSIDVISILKKQRQEVIDYEVTVNGEREPNVEPSLWKNIEMIFEITGNVDEDKAKRAVEISITKYCSVAITLVKAGAEIKTQVIIKQPS, from the coding sequence ATGATGAATACAGTAAAATTGAAAAGGGTAAGTGGAGAATATGGTTTTGATACCATTAATGAGAATGGAACAGTAGTGAAAACCGATACCAACCCCAATATGGGCGGTCTTGAATATGGTGCACGCCCTATGCAGCTTTTACTGAACGCATTGGCAGCCTGCTCCAGTATTGATGTGATCAGCATTTTGAAAAAACAGCGCCAGGAAGTTATTGACTATGAGGTAACCGTTAACGGAGAACGTGAACCCAATGTGGAGCCGTCTTTATGGAAAAATATTGAAATGATTTTTGAAATCACTGGTAATGTAGATGAAGATAAAGCAAAACGTGCCGTTGAGATCTCCATCACCAAATATTGCTCGGTAGCCATTACCCTTGTTAAAGCGGGTGCCGAAATCAAAACACAGGTAATTATTAAACAACCGAGTTGA
- a CDS encoding DUF4270 family protein, translated as MNKYIASALGICTLAIVLLVSCNKINQATDMGQDLIPPVDNIHTFDTTLEVETYNMLSAFADDSARSIASDDQYLGLMTDPIFGKTDARMFFQLVPTSGKTNLINVPGKRYIDSVVLQVAYLGTYGDTTTPQTITVSELSTANNFKASGSNRDSAYSIRDNNFITTDILGSRQIIPRSLKDSSIDIRAKDTVPIGNTLRIKLNNSFGQRLLDYDTTGVNDAYSTDSIFLTKVGGLALTSTGGGNAIMGFDIIDNSKTRLIVYYRHDNTTTAGDIDTAVASYTFEGKVASANYIGRDHNGTQLQATSGDNVPDAFAYIQNSPGAYTKVKIPGLAGMTNCVIHLAQLQMEQVYDPMDTLFNAPRLMFLDMLDATSNKYKTIPYAIDNSSFQAANDLATVLSITPAGYISFGSWYTFKKDLSSNTIKEWKFNLTRYAQYVVKGMTPVSDLRLHANYYTVINNGNVNSNGTRVIVQIASGPAAGRVRLGGGNHPTQKMKLRIVYSKI; from the coding sequence GTGAATAAATACATTGCATCAGCGCTGGGCATATGCACGTTGGCTATCGTTTTACTGGTTTCCTGTAACAAAATCAATCAGGCAACCGATATGGGACAGGATTTGATTCCCCCCGTTGATAATATCCATACGTTTGATACGACACTGGAGGTAGAAACGTATAATATGCTATCCGCTTTCGCTGATGATTCAGCCCGGAGTATAGCTTCTGATGATCAATATCTGGGTTTAATGACCGATCCCATCTTCGGGAAAACAGACGCCCGTATGTTCTTCCAGTTAGTACCTACAAGTGGAAAAACAAATTTGATTAACGTTCCGGGAAAAAGATATATTGACTCAGTAGTATTGCAGGTAGCTTATTTGGGCACTTATGGAGATACAACAACACCTCAGACAATCACTGTATCGGAACTTTCTACAGCTAATAACTTCAAGGCTAGCGGCAGTAATCGTGATTCTGCCTATTCGATAAGGGACAACAATTTTATCACTACCGATATATTGGGGTCCAGGCAAATTATACCACGATCTTTAAAGGACTCCAGTATCGACATCCGTGCAAAGGATACAGTACCCATTGGTAATACACTTCGTATAAAGCTGAACAATAGTTTTGGCCAGCGCCTGCTCGATTATGATACTACGGGTGTGAACGACGCCTACTCTACCGATTCAATATTTTTAACCAAGGTGGGTGGCCTTGCATTAACGTCGACCGGGGGTGGTAATGCTATTATGGGCTTTGATATAATCGATAATAGCAAAACAAGACTTATTGTATACTATCGCCACGATAATACCACTACAGCGGGTGATATAGATACCGCTGTGGCTTCCTACACTTTCGAGGGCAAGGTAGCATCTGCCAATTATATTGGCAGAGATCATAATGGCACCCAGCTTCAGGCTACTTCCGGTGACAATGTACCCGACGCTTTCGCTTATATTCAAAATAGCCCGGGTGCTTACACAAAAGTGAAAATACCAGGCCTTGCGGGAATGACCAACTGTGTCATCCACCTGGCGCAGTTACAAATGGAACAGGTATATGATCCGATGGATACACTTTTCAATGCGCCGCGACTTATGTTTCTCGATATGTTGGACGCAACCAGCAATAAATATAAAACGATACCTTATGCTATTGACAATAGTTCGTTTCAGGCGGCTAATGACCTGGCCACTGTTCTTAGCATCACACCTGCGGGTTACATATCATTCGGATCCTGGTATACTTTTAAGAAGGATCTTTCAAGCAATACCATAAAGGAATGGAAATTTAATTTAACACGTTATGCACAATATGTGGTGAAAGGAATGACGCCGGTATCTGATTTACGTCTGCATGCCAACTATTATACAGTTATCAACAACGGTAACGTCAATAGTAATGGCACAAGAGTCATCGTTCAAATAGCTTCCGGACCCGCTGCCGGCCGCGTACGCCTCGGGGGCGGTAATCACCCCACACAAAAAATGAAGCTGAGAATTGTTTACTCCAAAATCTAA
- the panC gene encoding pantoate--beta-alanine ligase, whose product MRIFKKISDIQSYLQIQKDKGLSVGFVPTMGALHKGHLSLLETCKTACDMGVVSIFVNPTQFNDKKDLEKYPRTIEKDITLLVNAGCDVLFYPEVEEMYPNGEITRIYDLKALENLFEGAFRPGHFQGVCQVVDKLFSIVQPQAVFFGQKDYQQCMVIKRLIDTTPAFGSIEMTIVPTMRETNGLAMSSRNARLSEEEKQLAPTIYQTLLFLKGALKAGPMAGIKEAATLKLNERRFITDYVGIADAYTLEPVDDWDGQKPLVALIAAFLGPVRLIDNLVIA is encoded by the coding sequence ATGAGAATATTTAAGAAGATTTCGGACATTCAGTCTTATTTGCAGATTCAAAAAGATAAAGGTTTATCTGTTGGGTTTGTGCCCACGATGGGCGCGTTACACAAGGGCCACCTGAGCCTGCTGGAAACCTGTAAGACCGCTTGCGATATGGGTGTAGTAAGTATTTTTGTAAATCCTACCCAGTTCAATGATAAAAAGGATCTGGAAAAATATCCCCGTACGATTGAGAAAGATATAACTCTATTGGTGAACGCAGGTTGCGATGTACTATTTTATCCGGAGGTTGAAGAAATGTATCCAAATGGAGAAATAACAAGAATTTATGATTTGAAAGCCCTTGAAAACCTGTTTGAAGGTGCATTCCGCCCGGGTCATTTCCAGGGTGTTTGCCAGGTGGTGGATAAGCTGTTTTCAATCGTGCAGCCTCAAGCTGTGTTTTTTGGCCAGAAAGATTACCAGCAATGTATGGTAATCAAAAGGCTGATTGATACAACACCTGCATTCGGCTCCATAGAAATGACGATCGTTCCAACTATGCGCGAAACAAACGGACTGGCGATGAGCAGTCGCAACGCCCGGCTATCCGAAGAGGAGAAACAGCTGGCCCCAACAATTTACCAGACATTATTGTTCTTAAAAGGAGCGCTTAAAGCGGGACCGATGGCGGGGATTAAAGAAGCTGCTACTTTGAAATTAAATGAAAGGCGATTTATAACAGATTATGTAGGTATAGCGGATGCATACACTTTGGAGCCCGTGGATGATTGGGATGGACAGAAGCCACTGGTAGCCCTGATTGCAGCATTTTTGGGACCGGTAAGGCTGATAGATAATTTGGTTATTGCTTAG
- a CDS encoding glycogen/starch synthase, translated as MSTKKRILFIANEMSPYLELTEFSEIVNKLAIKANDNGFEVRCIMPRFGVINERRHRLHEVVRLSGINVTVDNDDMPLQIKVASLPSARLQVYFLENEELFKRKTLFHDDEEKWFADNDLRTVFYCKGALETVKKFGWSPDVIHCSGWMTGLIPAYLKTIYKKEPVFAHSKIVYTIGENTFKEKLGKGFIPKALIHPSLKEKDLEPYKDGTNVALMRGGATYADAITFGAPNVDKKLLAEFTKVRGKKTLQFKEDSDLTDYLQLYNDLAE; from the coding sequence ATGTCAACAAAGAAAAGAATTTTATTTATTGCCAATGAAATGTCTCCCTATTTAGAGTTGACTGAATTTTCTGAAATTGTTAATAAACTGGCCATAAAAGCCAATGACAATGGTTTTGAGGTGCGTTGCATTATGCCGCGGTTTGGAGTTATTAACGAACGCAGACACAGGCTTCACGAGGTAGTTAGGCTTTCTGGTATCAATGTAACTGTTGATAACGACGACATGCCGTTACAAATCAAAGTGGCATCTCTGCCCAGCGCACGTCTTCAGGTTTATTTTTTGGAGAATGAGGAGTTGTTTAAAAGGAAAACCCTGTTTCATGATGACGAGGAAAAATGGTTTGCTGATAACGACCTGAGAACCGTTTTCTATTGTAAGGGAGCTCTCGAAACCGTGAAAAAATTTGGCTGGAGCCCTGATGTGATCCATTGCAGTGGCTGGATGACAGGGTTAATTCCGGCTTATCTGAAAACGATTTATAAAAAAGAACCCGTTTTCGCACATAGCAAAATCGTATACACTATTGGTGAGAACACTTTTAAAGAGAAGCTGGGCAAAGGATTTATACCCAAAGCGCTTATTCACCCTTCCCTGAAAGAAAAAGACCTGGAACCCTACAAAGACGGAACCAATGTAGCGCTGATGAGGGGAGGTGCTACTTACGCAGATGCTATTACTTTTGGTGCACCCAATGTGGATAAGAAATTATTGGCTGAGTTTACCAAAGTACGCGGTAAAAAAACGCTCCAGTTTAAAGAAGATTCTGATTTAACAGACTATTTACAACTGTATAACGATCTTGCGGAATAA